ATAAGACCGATGATGATGACACCTGCAGAAATTGAAGAAGCTTTACTTTCACATCAAATAGATGTTGCGTTATGCGAATTAACGCCGAAACTTTCAAACAACAAAAATACTCATAAACATGTTCTATTCGAAGAAACGTACAATTTATATGTACACAACAATAATGATTTATCTATGAACCCTAAACCACCGTTATCTCAATTAAGTCATCAATACATTTATCATTTCAACACTTTGCCTGACCAAATTTCACAATTAATACGTAAACATGCATCACAGAAAGCATATCCTATTTCGAATTTTGCATTGCTACGTCAAACATTGCTGTCGGAAAAAGGCGTGCTCATTATACCTGACTATTTGAGTAATGGAATGGAAGACGAACATCTCACTAAAATTCCTTTAACACATACTGAATTAAAAAGGACGATTCATATCGTTTACCAAAACAACAGTCAAAACAATCAATTAAAGACTTTTATAGAACATACACGCTCACTATTGCAAAGACAAACAACGTATCATTAAGGAGGATTTATTTTAAAATGGATTTTATTAATAGACCGACGGAAGAAACTGCTGCAGATTTACTTGGCGTTAAACTTATTCATGAAACTAAAGATATCACTTATACAGGCTATATTGTAGAAACAGAAGCCTATATTGGCAAACATGACCAAGCTGCGCACTCCTTTAATGGAAAGAATACGAAAAGTGTACAATCACTTTATTGCGAAGGCGGTACAATTTATGCACATTCCATGCATAAACAGTTGCTCATTAACTTCGTTACGCAAGTTGAAGGAGAGCCTCAAGGTGTCTTGATTAGGGCTGTCGAACCTGAAGATGGTATTGAACAAATGGCAATCAATCGCAATGGCCGAACAGGTATAGAATTAACGAATGGGCCTGGCAAGTTCACACAAGCGATGAATATTTCTAAATCACTAGATGGCACTAAGCTTAATGCTGGATGTCTTAAAATAGATACAATAAATCGAAAGTTCCCTAAAGACATCGACTTATCTGCTAGAATCGGTGTACCTAATAAAGGGGAATGGACGGAAAAACCTTTACGATTTACTGTAGCAGGACATCCTTACATTTCAAAAGCCAGAAAGCGTGATTCAATACCTTGCGAAGAAACATGGAAATAATTGAAGTAAGAACTTGAAGGACGTATACTATAATTTATTAAAATCAAACGAAAAACGATGGTGCAATCACATGAATTCACAACTTAAAACACAATTTAAAAAGCCATTTAACATTACCATTTTGACCTTCTTCATTTTAATCATGGGTGCTTATATCTTTACGCAGTATAACGCACAATTTTATAAGACACCGATCGGACAAATTACCGATATTACAAATAAGACGTCTGAACAGACCGTTGATCAAAACAAAAATAAAGACACACTTCATAAAGAAAAAATTGAATTAAAAGTGTTGAATGGGAAGCATAAAGGAGATAACATTCAAATCTCTCATAAGTACACGGATTCTTTAACAGATTCCGAAAAATATCATAAAAATGATCAAGTTCTACTATCTTATAAAGGCAAAGAAGATACTGCTATTATTAAAGGCTTAAAAAGAGATGGATCCGTTATATTAATGTCTGGGTTATTTTTATTAACACTACTTCTAGTCGGTAGAAAGTCTGGATTATACTCCATCATTTCACTCATCATCAATGTTGCGGTTCTATTGTTTATGATTGATTATTTTATGAAATACAATAACCAGCACTTCTTCGTACTTATGACAGCTACTGTTATCTTTTCAACAATTGTTTCATTATTGCTTGTAAGTGGGTTTAAACGGAGAACTTTCGTCGCAATTATTTCAACATTACTTGGAACATTCTTAAGCATTGGAATATCTCAATTAGTGATGATGTTGACGAACAGTGACGGAATTAAATATGAAACGATGAGCTTTTTAACCATTCAGCCGACTCAAATCTTTCTTGCGTCAGTATTGATTGGTTCACTTGGTGCTGTTATGGACGTTGCAATTACTTTAACGAGTTCTTTATACGAAATTAAAGCGCAACATCCTAACATATCACTTAAACAGTTAAGACAGTCGGGTATTAATATCGGCAAAGATATTATGGGTACTATGACGAATATATTATTTTTTGCATATTTGTCAGGGAGTATTCCTATGGTCATTCTCTATTTCAAAAATAGTAACACCGTAACATATACCCTCTCTATGAACTGGTCGTTAGAAATTACGAGAGCTCTTATGGGTGGCATCGGTATTGTTATCACGATACCCATTACAATATTTGTTGCGATGATATTTTTGAAGAGAGAGGAGGCTAACCGATGACAACATTTTTATTAGCCCTCATCTTATTGGTACTTATGATTTTAGTTGGCGGAAAGAAAGGTGTTAGATCCTATATAACGTTATTTTTAAATTTAATCACTTTATTTATAGCGTTATTATTAATTGTATATAAAGCACCTATATTCATCGTGTTAATCATTTTCTGCTTGTTAATCGCATGCATTAATTTGTTTTACATCAATGAATACAATACAAAGACGATTGCGGCCTTCTTCGCCACTATACTATCTACACTTATATTAATAGGATTAATCTATTTCATTGTCGATATTTCTATGTTGCAAGGATTTACCGAAGAAGAACAAGATGAAACTTATATATTTTCAATGAACATCGGGATAAACTATGCTCAACTCATGGTATTCACAATTGTATTAGCCGTTATTGCAGCAGTTATTGATTTAACTATTTCAATCAGCTCGCCGATGTATGAGTTATATGATGCACATCCAAATATTTCAATGAATCAACTATTCAAATCAGGCTTAACAATTGGGAGGGACATCCTTTCAACAACAACAAACACGATTTATTTCGCATATATCGGTGGCCAAATCACGTTATTCTTCTGGTTTGGTAAACTGAACTACACATTTGGTGAAATTATCAATGCTAAAATATTTGCCGCAGAAATCATTACAATATTGCTAGGCGGAATTGCTGTCAGCATTGCAATACCTATAACATCATTTATAACAGTGCGATTAATCAGGAAACAACAACACGTTAAAGAAAAAGAATATTAACATTACAAAAAAGCTAGGACATAAATGTCCTAAACTATAATGTTTTTGTAAAGTGCATGCTTGCCTGGGGGTATGGTTCGAGCCTGTAGTCTCTCTCACATACTATTCCCCCGGGCGTCAGCACTTTACAAAATTAGAAATATAAAAACACCCAATCCGAAAATGATTCCAACGGATTGGGTGATTTATTTTAAGTTGGGATTTATGTCCCAAACTCTTCAATTATTCTATATGCAGTAATGAACAGGCATAATGCCTTCTTACCTATTTATAATTAAATAGGCTCTAAATTATCTTCAATCTCTTTTCTTCTTGGTTCGAGGAATCCAGGTAAGTCTAATTGTTGACCGAGTTGTTCAACATCATCATACGGCAAACCAGGTCCTTCAGTAGCAAACTCTATTAATATATGTGAATGTCTATAATACAAACTCTTAAAGAAATCTCTATCTACAATTCCAGTATGTACGACTTTTTTCTCATCTAGCAATTGTTTCACTTTGTTCAATTCATCTTCATCAGCTACTGATAAAGCAAGGTGATGAATACTACCTTTACCAGGTCTTTCTTTTTCACCTTCTTCTTCTTTCAAAACAATATCACTATATAAGCCTTCAAAATCAATCGTATATAACAATTCACTTTCAGAATCTACCAATTCAAAATTTAAATCATTTTCCAAAAAGTCTTTCATTTCAGAAACATCATCGATTTTAAACTCAATCGGACCCATACCCATAATTTGATGTTCATTTGGAACATCAGTATATCTATTATTACGCCAATCTTGTGGCACTTTACGATTTCCATTAGGTAATAGCACCATTTCTAAGCCTTCATGATCTCGAAAATGCAATGACATCATGCCATTATAAATACCGATAGCATCATGGTCGACACCTAAAGTTTCGAAACGATTTTTCCAATAACCTAAACTTTCTTCACTCGGAACTAACAATCCAATTCTTGAAATTGCGTTTGTACCTTTATGAGTTTGACCCATAGGTTTAAGTTCAAAAAATGTTAGAGAAGTACCAGGCGTCCCAACCTCATCACCATAGAACAAATGATACATTGAAGGGTCATCTTGATTCACAGTCTTTAAATACATACGTAAACCTAATTTATCCACGTAAAAATCTTTATTTAACTTAGCATCTTTCGTTAACATTGAAATATGATGGTGCCCTAATATTTCTACCATAATTGTACCTCCTATATATTTAACTACATTATACTCGTTAAATAATACCCATTACAAAAATTCAACTCAAATACAATAATAAAGACACCAGTCATAGTGACCTCTCTATGACTGGTGTCTTGTTATGCATATTTTTCGAAATATAAAATTTTTAGCGTTATGATAAATATCTAAGGAGAGATAAGTTATGACGATTGAACAGAAGAAGCGATCTATCTCATTATTATTAGCAGGGTTTATTATTTTCTCGAGTCTTTACGTTACACAACCAATATTTAATGGTCTTAGTCGCTATTTCAACGTTTCATTATCAGATATCAGTTTAACATTATCTGTATCTACATTTATGCTAGGTATCGGTTTAATCATCGTACCTATGTTCAATAATATTGAAAAGAAACGCATGATGTCTATTTCTGTACTACTCGTAAGCTTATTATCTATTGCTAGCGTATTCGCCACCAACTTCCATTTATTCCTCGTTATACGTGGTCTCATGGGTCTTGCATTAAGCGGCGTTCCATCAATTGCAATGGCATACATAGCAGACGAAGTTCATAAAGACCGTATCCGTAAAGTCATGGGATTATATGTCGCTGGTACAACTTTTGGAGGTATGTCAGGGCGAGTTGTTGTAGGTATTCTAACAGATATAGCCAATTGGCAAGTTGCCATCGCATCACTCAGTATCATCAATTTAATTCTTGCAGTATTAATGGTGATATTATTGCCCGCTTCAACTGTTCAAACACCAAATTGGGTTTCACCTAAGCAACATTTCATAAAATATGGTCAATTATTAAGGATACCTGCAGTATTAAAAGCAATGTCTTTAGCCTTTTTATTAATGGGTACTTTCGTAACAATTTATAGCTATATCACAGTTCGATTTGAACGACCACCATTCTCATTAAGTGAATCTACCATCGCGTTTATATTCATATTATATTTAATCGGTACATATAGCTCAATCAACTTTGGTAAACTCAGCTACAAACTCGGTATAAAGAAAGCATATGCAGTAGCAATTACCATCATGATTATAGGTATCGCATTGACCTTTATAACTTACTTGCCAATAGATATATTAGGACTCGCAGCGATGACATTTGGATTCTTTGGTGCACATTCTATACAAAGTAGTTATATCGCAACACTCACAAAATCCAGCAAATCACATGCATCAACATTATACTTATTAGGCTATTACGTAGGATCTAGCTTGTTAACCATGCTCGGTGGATATATATTTATACATCTAGAATGGTTAGGTATCGGCATACTGTCACTCATGCTCACACTCACGGCAGTTATAATAAGTAAATCATTATTTAAAAATGCTTAATCAATGTTTCACACTGATTGTAGTCCAACTTTTTCTAATCCTAACTCTTCTACAGTCAGCCCTTCTTTGAAGAAGTCTCGCTCTAAAATGGTTGAGGCAATTACGATGATGGCATCTATATTTGGTGTTGGTACACCGATTACTCTGCCTAGACTTGACCAAAGTACTAAGCCAAATGCAATATCTTCTGTAAGATATCTATTTTCTACTTCATTTGGTCCATTGATCTGTGAAAATACTGGACTTGTATTAAATAGTTTGTTCAGTGGTTCGTCTTTATCTTCTTTAGATAAATAGCCTCGTTCTATACGAGCGCCTTTTGCTGTATTGAGCTCAAATCCTAACTTTCTACCTAATGAAAGTCTTTCTAATTCTACTGCATGTAACAGTTTAACTGTGTGTGGTGTAATACCTTCTTTGTATAGTGAGAAATTGTCTGCATAATCGATTCTACCAACGTTTAGCAGTGTTGGTCCCGGATGCACTTCTGGATTCCCATTTTCTAAGTTGGTCTTCCAAAGACTTTCTTCTTTCACGATATATGGATATAACTTTTTGACGAGTTTAAAACTATCTGTTAAATAACTTTTATCGTAAGTTGAAAAGTGCACTTTTTTTACGTTTAAGGATAAGTTTACTTCTGCTTTATCGTAGTCAACGCGCGTCCCATAAGTTAATGTATTTACTTCTGCAAACTTCGGCATGACTTCAATATGTTTATATTCTAAGACGTTGATAAACCGGATTGACCCCATGGCTGCAGCTATGTTGAATAGGATAAGCTGTTGATCTGTGATAAATGGCGCCATCGTTTTAGCATAATGTTCAATGAACGAAGAAGGGATAATCATTTGTATAACTTCTGCATCTTTTAACACATATTCCATATCATCACTTATGTCCGTAAATTTCACGAAGCTTTTTTCACCTTCATTTATAAAATCAAAACCACCTCGTTCAAATGCTTTATCAAATTTATGAATAGATTGATTTCGACAATATAATTTTACTTGATGACCTTTCGAAATCATATCTAAAGCCGCCGTAACCGCTCCGTTACCCGATCCTACTATTGCTATTTTCATGTTATCAATCCCTTCTTTAAATGTGGTAATAAGTCTTTACTTAATATATACCCAGGAAATTTTAACATAAAAATAACTGAAGAAAATTAGAAAAATTTTCTTCAGTCAAATGACAAATAAATAAAGCTTTATGTTGTTTGTTTAGATTTTTCTTCTATTGTTTGCGTGATCACATTAATAATTGTATCGATATCATCTTCTTCAATTACAAGAGGTGGTGCTAAACGTATAATGTTACCTTGTGTTTCTTTACATAAAATACCTTGTTCATTAATACTAGATACAATTGATTGTGCGTTCTCATTTAATTCAATACCGATAAACAATCCACGTCCTCTCACTTCTTTTATAATTGAACTATCAATTTTTTGAAGTCCTTTTAATAATTTTTCACCCAATTGTTCAGAACGTTCTGGCAGAGATTCATCTATCAGTACATCTAATGATGCGATAGACACTGCACACGCTAGTGGATTCCCACCAAAAGTTGAACCATGCGTACCTGGCGTGAGCACTTGCATAATATCATCATTAGCGACAACAGCAGAGATAGGATATAATCCTCCACCTAAAGCTTTACCTAATAAATACATGTCAGGTTCTACTTCTTCCCATTCCATCGCAAACATTTTACCAGTTCTACCTAATCCAACTTGAATTTCATCAGCAATTAATAAAATTTCATGTTCTTCACATAATGCTTTAACGTCTTTAATGAAATGTTTAGGTGGGATATTTACACCACCTTCTCCTTGAATAGGCTCCATGATGATAGCAGTCGTTTGAGGTGTAATAAGTGAAGCTATTTGTTCTACATTACCAAATTCACTATATTTAATATTACCTGCTAGTACACCAAATCCTTTTTTATAAGCTTCGTTTGAAGACAATGATAAAGAACCAATTGTTCTACCATGGAAATTACCTTCCATCGCTATAATCTCTGCATCATCAGCATTAACGCCTTTGATGTCTTGTCCCCATTTAGTCGCAACTTTAATTGCCGTTTCAACTGCTTCTGTACCAGTATTCATCGGTAAAACTTTATTCTTATTTGCTAATTTACAAATTTTTTCTTCCCAAACGCCTAAATTATCACTATATAATGCTCTAGAAGTCATCGTGATTTTTTGACTTTGATCAAGAAATGCTTGAACGATTTTAGGATGACTATGTCCTTGATTAAGAACGGAGAAACCAGATACACAATCAATATATGTATTGCCATCTGAATCTTTAACGTGTGCGCCCTTTCCTTCAGTCAAAACAATATTTAACGGGCTATAATTATTCGGGCTATACTTCTCTGTTAATTCAATAAACTGATTCATTTAGTACCCACCTTTAATAATAAATATACTTTAATTCGTATTATTATTCATTATCATACATTTATTTTGTATATAAGTCAAAATAAAAAGAGAAGTTTTTCACCTCTCTTTTGAAAATTACTTTTATTTCAACAAATTATTAATTGCATCATCTATATTAGGAAACTCAAATTCAAAACCTTGTTCAAGTAATTTCTTAGGAAATACTTTTTGAACATCTAATATAATCGTAGACTGTTCTCCTAATATTAATCGTAAAGCAAATTTAGGCGCAGGAATTAAATGTGGTCTATGAATCGCTTTACCAATTGATCGACCTAAATCATTTTGTTGAACAGGGTGTGGACTACATAAATTATAAACACCTTTAAACGCTTCATAATCAATCAACGTTGTAATACTTTTAATTAAATCTTCCATATGAATCCAACTCATCCATTGCTTACCTGAACCTAGTGGACCGCCAATAAAGAATTGATACGGTTTAACCATTGTCGGTAATGCGCCGCCTTTATCAGATAATATAACGCCAAATCTTCCAAGCAGCACTCTTGTTCCTAATTTATCAAATAACAGTGCTGTTTGTTCCCATCTTTCTACAACAGTTGATAAGAAATCATGAGATAAAAATTGATCGTCTTCATCATATGATACGACTTTAGACGGTGGATAGTAGCCGACTGCACTCGCATTAAACAATACCTTTGGCGCATAATTTTGTTTCTCAAAATAATGATATAAACGGTTCGTAGATTCAATGCGACTATTCATAATGGCCGCTTTATGTTCTTCTGTCCAACGTTCATTAAGACTTGCTCCTGCTAAATTAATGACAATATCGATTTGAGGTAAGTCTTGTTCCCAATTATCTTCAGACCAATTAATATAATGAATCAGCGGCTCGTCTGAACTTCTATCACTTCGTGTTAAAATATAAATTTCACTGTCATTATTTAAATAATGTTCTACAAGTTCTGTTCCGACTAGACCTGTACCACCAGTCATTAATATTTTTTTCATTTTATCCCTACTTTGATTTAAATTATTTTATAAAATCATCTATAATGATATATACCCGTTTAACAATAATTAATGGCCACCAATTAAAACTAAAGGAGCAATCATATGCATATTAGACTAGCGACAATTTCCGACTTAAAACAATTAGTAGCATTAAGAAAAGCTCAACTCATAGACGAAGGATCCAATCCAACACCTAATATCGATATTGAATTAGAACGTTTTTTTACTGATGCATTAACAGACAAATCTCTATATCAATTGTTAGGCATTGAAAATGACACGATTATTGCAAGTGGCGCCA
This portion of the Mammaliicoccus vitulinus genome encodes:
- a CDS encoding YibE/F family protein is translated as MTTFLLALILLVLMILVGGKKGVRSYITLFLNLITLFIALLLIVYKAPIFIVLIIFCLLIACINLFYINEYNTKTIAAFFATILSTLILIGLIYFIVDISMLQGFTEEEQDETYIFSMNIGINYAQLMVFTIVLAVIAAVIDLTISISSPMYELYDAHPNISMNQLFKSGLTIGRDILSTTTNTIYFAYIGGQITLFFWFGKLNYTFGEIINAKIFAAEIITILLGGIAVSIAIPITSFITVRLIRKQQHVKEKEY
- a CDS encoding TIGR01777 family oxidoreductase; this encodes MKKILMTGGTGLVGTELVEHYLNNDSEIYILTRSDRSSDEPLIHYINWSEDNWEQDLPQIDIVINLAGASLNERWTEEHKAAIMNSRIESTNRLYHYFEKQNYAPKVLFNASAVGYYPPSKVVSYDEDDQFLSHDFLSTVVERWEQTALLFDKLGTRVLLGRFGVILSDKGGALPTMVKPYQFFIGGPLGSGKQWMSWIHMEDLIKSITTLIDYEAFKGVYNLCSPHPVQQNDLGRSIGKAIHRPHLIPAPKFALRLILGEQSTIILDVQKVFPKKLLEQGFEFEFPNIDDAINNLLK
- a CDS encoding YibE/F family protein, yielding MNSQLKTQFKKPFNITILTFFILIMGAYIFTQYNAQFYKTPIGQITDITNKTSEQTVDQNKNKDTLHKEKIELKVLNGKHKGDNIQISHKYTDSLTDSEKYHKNDQVLLSYKGKEDTAIIKGLKRDGSVILMSGLFLLTLLLVGRKSGLYSIISLIINVAVLLFMIDYFMKYNNQHFFVLMTATVIFSTIVSLLLVSGFKRRTFVAIISTLLGTFLSIGISQLVMMLTNSDGIKYETMSFLTIQPTQIFLASVLIGSLGAVMDVAITLTSSLYEIKAQHPNISLKQLRQSGINIGKDIMGTMTNILFFAYLSGSIPMVILYFKNSNTVTYTLSMNWSLEITRALMGGIGIVITIPITIFVAMIFLKREEANR
- a CDS encoding DNA-3-methyladenine glycosylase, which gives rise to MDFINRPTEETAADLLGVKLIHETKDITYTGYIVETEAYIGKHDQAAHSFNGKNTKSVQSLYCEGGTIYAHSMHKQLLINFVTQVEGEPQGVLIRAVEPEDGIEQMAINRNGRTGIELTNGPGKFTQAMNISKSLDGTKLNAGCLKIDTINRKFPKDIDLSARIGVPNKGEWTEKPLRFTVAGHPYISKARKRDSIPCEETWK
- the rocD gene encoding ornithine--oxo-acid transaminase; the protein is MNQFIELTEKYSPNNYSPLNIVLTEGKGAHVKDSDGNTYIDCVSGFSVLNQGHSHPKIVQAFLDQSQKITMTSRALYSDNLGVWEEKICKLANKNKVLPMNTGTEAVETAIKVATKWGQDIKGVNADDAEIIAMEGNFHGRTIGSLSLSSNEAYKKGFGVLAGNIKYSEFGNVEQIASLITPQTTAIIMEPIQGEGGVNIPPKHFIKDVKALCEEHEILLIADEIQVGLGRTGKMFAMEWEEVEPDMYLLGKALGGGLYPISAVVANDDIMQVLTPGTHGSTFGGNPLACAVSIASLDVLIDESLPERSEQLGEKLLKGLQKIDSSIIKEVRGRGLFIGIELNENAQSIVSSINEQGILCKETQGNIIRLAPPLVIEEDDIDTIINVITQTIEEKSKQTT
- the gltC gene encoding glutamate biosynthesis transcriptional regulator GltC; this encodes MEIKQLIYFREVALREHISEAALELEIAQSAVSRQIANLEKELNTTLFLREGRNVKLTDSGELLLSQANRILNLIDETKELFIHQDQTDKRSIKLAYTESYVSQALPAIIKTYERDFNIEIRPMMMTPAEIEEALLSHQIDVALCELTPKLSNNKNTHKHVLFEETYNLYVHNNNDLSMNPKPPLSQLSHQYIYHFNTLPDQISQLIRKHASQKAYPISNFALLRQTLLSEKGVLIIPDYLSNGMEDEHLTKIPLTHTELKRTIHIVYQNNSQNNQLKTFIEHTRSLLQRQTTYH
- a CDS encoding MFS transporter, with protein sequence MTIEQKKRSISLLLAGFIIFSSLYVTQPIFNGLSRYFNVSLSDISLTLSVSTFMLGIGLIIVPMFNNIEKKRMMSISVLLVSLLSIASVFATNFHLFLVIRGLMGLALSGVPSIAMAYIADEVHKDRIRKVMGLYVAGTTFGGMSGRVVVGILTDIANWQVAIASLSIINLILAVLMVILLPASTVQTPNWVSPKQHFIKYGQLLRIPAVLKAMSLAFLLMGTFVTIYSYITVRFERPPFSLSESTIAFIFILYLIGTYSSINFGKLSYKLGIKKAYAVAITIMIIGIALTFITYLPIDILGLAAMTFGFFGAHSIQSSYIATLTKSSKSHASTLYLLGYYVGSSLLTMLGGYIFIHLEWLGIGILSLMLTLTAVIISKSLFKNA
- a CDS encoding VOC family protein — translated: MVEILGHHHISMLTKDAKLNKDFYVDKLGLRMYLKTVNQDDPSMYHLFYGDEVGTPGTSLTFFELKPMGQTHKGTNAISRIGLLVPSEESLGYWKNRFETLGVDHDAIGIYNGMMSLHFRDHEGLEMVLLPNGNRKVPQDWRNNRYTDVPNEHQIMGMGPIEFKIDDVSEMKDFLENDLNFELVDSESELLYTIDFEGLYSDIVLKEEEGEKERPGKGSIHHLALSVADEDELNKVKQLLDEKKVVHTGIVDRDFFKSLYYRHSHILIEFATEGPGLPYDDVEQLGQQLDLPGFLEPRRKEIEDNLEPI
- a CDS encoding NAD/NADP octopine/nopaline dehydrogenase family protein; this translates as MKIAIVGSGNGAVTAALDMISKGHQVKLYCRNQSIHKFDKAFERGGFDFINEGEKSFVKFTDISDDMEYVLKDAEVIQMIIPSSFIEHYAKTMAPFITDQQLILFNIAAAMGSIRFINVLEYKHIEVMPKFAEVNTLTYGTRVDYDKAEVNLSLNVKKVHFSTYDKSYLTDSFKLVKKLYPYIVKEESLWKTNLENGNPEVHPGPTLLNVGRIDYADNFSLYKEGITPHTVKLLHAVELERLSLGRKLGFELNTAKGARIERGYLSKEDKDEPLNKLFNTSPVFSQINGPNEVENRYLTEDIAFGLVLWSSLGRVIGVPTPNIDAIIVIASTILERDFFKEGLTVEELGLEKVGLQSV